The Gossypium hirsutum isolate 1008001.06 chromosome D03, Gossypium_hirsutum_v2.1, whole genome shotgun sequence genomic interval CATCACAAACTAACGATGTGAGTGTAGAGGTATCAACTTAGGTGAAAGAATATAAATTTAGATACCAACTAGGtccaaaaaaaaatgtttaagtacTAACTATGTACttttagacaataaaaaatataatattataaatatataaaaagaatctAATAATGTCATATCCCAAaattatgactagaagaaataagggtaaaatttagatttttaatgcataaaaaaaaagggtaagTGAACTTAAATTGCCTTAAAAATTTATGTTGgtaaaaaattaataacaatagCCCAGTAGGCTTATTGGCAAGATGTTAAGCAAGCTAAAGGTTCTAGGTTTAAACTCTCTTAATCACAcctttgttgattttttttaaattcccttGATGCTTGGCCATAACTCTTAAAAACattttcttgaagatttatgaTAAAAATTAGTCTTGGTTCAATAGTTAAGACTTAACATTCTCTTAAgtctcaaattcaaaattttttgtgcacatttaagttaaaatattttatttttacctcaTAAGTATTGAATTTTCAAACTAACCCagaccaaatttttttttttaaaatttaaatcaatcCTAATTCTAAATGAATATTTAAACCACAAGTTTAGTTACTAACAAAGCCTAAAAAATATTCAGATACCAATTAGGTACAATTGAATAAGTATAAAGGACAAACTATGTATCAAGGTCATCGACCCtctaaaatgtaatatttcttCATAAGTATTGAATTTTCAAACTAACCCAGaccaaaaactattttttttaatttaaatcaatcCTAATTCTAAATGAATACTTAAACCTATTTCAAATAGGGAAAGAAAGTTTTATAAATAGTCAATCTTTTCAAAACCTAGAtcttatatttagaaaaaaaattaagaaaaactcTCAAGAATTCTCTGTTATTTTTCATTGTCAAAACTACTTTATTCAATCAAGGATTTCAAGGTTTTCAAATTCGTCCCTCTCCTCCCAATAGATTGTCGATTTCTTCATCCAAAAAAATTTATAGTATGATAAATAAACCCGCAAACCCTATAAGAACTGTTAGGCGAACCCTCATGTTATGTAGTATGATATAGTATGCGAACCCAACCCTCATGTTATATAGTATGACATAGTATGTGAACCCCATGTTATATAATATGACATAGAATGCGAACCCCCACGTTATATAGAATGACATAGTATGCAAATCCTCATGTTCTATTGAATGACATGTATGCAAACACACATGttatataatatttgatttaatatgtgTGAGAACTATATGTGTGTGAATCgtgtattttatgattttataaaatttataagttttcatgattttttatatatttttatatcaattttaatatttttaataattatttttttattttaatattttgtatactTTTCTACTTTTAtaagattttaatatttatggtttttactttttataattttttaagatttttatatgtttttaataaaattttaaatatactttattaattttataaaaatatatattttaataatattgataagtttttatattttataattttttcaagtttatataatttttttttatttttaatatttttatgggaAAATATTATAGTAAACCACAAGTTGCCACGTGTCACCATCTGATTATTCtgtcaatttattttaacagTCAACATGGTCAATGATGAAAATCAggaacttaattgattttttttattaatgacaGGGACTTAATTGGGTGTGAATTTAATATttgggcttaattgatttttttgcattttcttatttttttttacatataagtgtttttttatcttaaataatgaattatttatttaaatatttattaaaattataaaatagatttatggaaaataataatatttttattataaaaataaaattgtgaaattattttttatgtaattacaaaaattaaaaaattttaaattaagtgaAAAAATCTAAAACTACAATTTATCTTGACTTTTTTTATGAATAAGATTTCACTTTTTTTATCAATAACATTTCTTGAgtccttttttttgaaaaaaaaacattttcttgataaaataattacacataatcaacccaaaattattaaagatttatTTAAGCTTACCCATTCTGAAAAGAACTGTTTAATCAATTCTTTCttaaaattaagttttattttgtgAAAATATATTGCATGTTTACTATTACTCATTTTACCATACATTTTTTCTTATGTAAACTTAAATtacaatttattaatatataaagtcataatgatttatttgtgccctttaattttacaaaaaaaaaattattttagtcattcatttaaatcttttatcttttttagctcctaaattaatgtattttttaattttgattatgtggCATACATGTTAACTTATGTCAGCatttaacttgtttttttaattttaaaaattttaaaatttttaaaaattcaaaaaattataaaatttattttttaaaaattaaaaaaaaaattaaatattaatatgtcaTCTACGTGGTAATCCATGTGTATGCCATGTAGCAAAGttaacaaaatttaactttctcatctattttagggtgatttgacaaaaaatgcaATGTTAACGACTAAAGAGGTGAAAATTTAAATGGAGGACCAAAAAATTTATTATGTgatatataaattacatagttTGCTAGATAATGATGGCACCCTGAAATGAAAAGGAAGCTATAAATATGAATAACATAAATAACGTAAattgttaatattaattatttttaacttacatgattttaaaaatcataatatacctaacaattttttttatttcccccTCTTCCTCGTCTTTTTCCTTCTCCTTTTTCTAGTATTTTCTTTTGTTAATTGCAACATACGTCCCCAAATTATAGTCCATATTCGATTTTCAGTCTGTCCTACTCATGAACATGGATTTCGTCAACAAGCCACACTTACATATAACAGAGAAAGAAAAGTGTAAGAAAATATCTATAAAcaaagcttatatatatattagaaactAAGAGGAGCTCGAATTCATATTCTCCTCAATCAGTCACAAAGAAGTTCATCTAAAAGCCCATCGAAAACCAACTCTTGAAGCTCAAGTGCCACAAAGTCATCTTCACCTTGAAGGAACATCCAAGCATCTTTCTCCATATCTCGACCCACAATATCATCCAACGACCCATCATGTTCCTGTTGAAACCCCATGTTCCCACTGACGTATCTCCACACCTCTTGAAGAAGAACAGCGTTTCCTTTAAACATTAAACCAATGCCACGGTTAAAGGGCTTGGGGAATTTATGAACACATGCTTTTTCACTCATCCCCACGAGTGCCTCATTAACTAGATCAAAAACAAGCTGGTGATCATCAATGGAGCAATGTTTAAGTTCAGGGTGCAGCAATGTCTCCAGTTGCTTGAACAGCAAAGGGTTCAATGGTTGGTGTGGTGAGTACCATGGATGGAGGCATTGGTTTTGTAGCAAACCTGATAGCTCCAGAATATCTCTAACGTAATTGTAACATAGATCAACCTCTTGTTCTCTGCTTGGATTGTCTTCACAAACACGCTCTTGTTCTTGGTGAGGACTGGTTTCCTCCATTGCTAAGTCACATGGTTTAGCAATGTTTTCATCATTTGTTTCCATTGATAAACAAGTTGAACTAAAATTATCAGGGTTATTTATTTCTCTCATGTTCTCCTGCAATTCAGCTTCTATAACAGCTTCCACTAGTTCAAACTTATCTATACCTTCACCAATACTGATTGATTTTGGTCCATTATGTGCACCATGCTTGAAAGATTCCGTGTATCGATCTAATGACTCGTTTATCAACTTCGTTCTGCTCATCCTATTGAGTCCACCATTGTTGATATCAAGATCAGTACCATCTTCATTTATAGAAGCTTGAATGGTGTGGTTAGTACCCTTTTTGCTTTCCTTGATGGCCTGCTTAATTTTCTGCTTAAAATCCTTGAGTCGATTCATAACGAAACGGTTCCGCTTTTGAGAATCAGATCCCTGGGATGATTGAGTACCAGCAACttgttttttttctccttttctgAATGACCAAACTTCCTTCTGCTTATGCTCGAGTGTACTAAACCGCAGATATCGAGTTCGTGGTGAATCAGACGTTTTCCCTTCTGCTGGAGACGAAGTCGAGCTCATACCAGAGGTGTCAGTTCTCATGTTGATGAGAATAATTGGATTAATCCATCCAAAACCGAAACCTGAATGTTCCAAATGATGGGTTGAATACATTTGCAGTAACTCTGGTCTTGCTGAAAACGCCTTTGTGGAGGTTTTATTTGAGCCTTTGTTGATGGATAGACTTGTTTTTCTTGTTTGCTGTGGAACCTGTAAAATCAGGTAACTCCATTGATGTTTCATTGCATGATAAAACAAAAACTATAATGTAAACTTACTTGGAAGTGGTCAACCTCAGCATGTAACAATCCTTGGGTTTCAATGACTTCACGTTCCATGGAAATAGTTCGTGGATTTGCACAGCCTGCAATCGAAATAGCCTAAATTAAACCATAGAAACCAATCATTTTGCAGCTTCAGAAGAGAATTTTCGCTCGGACTCAAGTGACAGTATCGAATATGAGGTATGCACTAA includes:
- the LOC107950165 gene encoding protein TRM32 isoform X1 — its product is MGREFDNDDDVEFGSYHHHHPGCMGAIFDYHHWYNVKKMFPYRKYNRGRHVRCCANPRTISMEREVIETQGLLHAEVDHFQVPQQTRKTSLSINKGSNKTSTKAFSARPELLQMYSTHHLEHSGFGFGWINPIILINMRTDTSGMSSTSSPAEGKTSDSPRTRYLRFSTLEHKQKEVWSFRKGEKKQVAGTQSSQGSDSQKRNRFVMNRLKDFKQKIKQAIKESKKGTNHTIQASINEDGTDLDINNGGLNRMSRTKLINESLDRYTESFKHGAHNGPKSISIGEGIDKFELVEAVIEAELQENMREINNPDNFSSTCLSMETNDENIAKPCDLAMEETSPHQEQERVCEDNPSREQEVDLCYNYVRDILELSGLLQNQCLHPWYSPHQPLNPLLFKQLETLLHPELKHCSIDDHQLVFDLVNEALVGMSEKACVHKFPKPFNRGIGLMFKGNAVLLQEVWRYVSGNMGFQQEHDGSLDDIVGRDMEKDAWMFLQGEDDFVALELQELVFDGLLDELLCD
- the LOC107950165 gene encoding protein TRM32 isoform X2, translating into MGREFDNDDDVEFGSYHHHHPGCMGAIFDYHHWYNVKKMFPYRKYNRGRHVRCCANPRTISMEREVIETQGLLHAEVPQQTRKTSLSINKGSNKTSTKAFSARPELLQMYSTHHLEHSGFGFGWINPIILINMRTDTSGMSSTSSPAEGKTSDSPRTRYLRFSTLEHKQKEVWSFRKGEKKQVAGTQSSQGSDSQKRNRFVMNRLKDFKQKIKQAIKESKKGTNHTIQASINEDGTDLDINNGGLNRMSRTKLINESLDRYTESFKHGAHNGPKSISIGEGIDKFELVEAVIEAELQENMREINNPDNFSSTCLSMETNDENIAKPCDLAMEETSPHQEQERVCEDNPSREQEVDLCYNYVRDILELSGLLQNQCLHPWYSPHQPLNPLLFKQLETLLHPELKHCSIDDHQLVFDLVNEALVGMSEKACVHKFPKPFNRGIGLMFKGNAVLLQEVWRYVSGNMGFQQEHDGSLDDIVGRDMEKDAWMFLQGEDDFVALELQELVFDGLLDELLCD